One part of the Bacillus sp. FJAT-27916 genome encodes these proteins:
- the cysC gene encoding adenylyl-sulfate kinase, producing the protein MENATNITWHEAAITKGERRAQNGHGSCVLWFTGLSGSGKSTIANAFSSYLYEQGISEYVLDGDNIRHGLNKDLGFSDEDRTENIRRIGEVAKLFVDSGTIVTTAFISPFRSDRDQVRALFEEGEFIEVFVNCPLDECERRDPKQLYQKARRGEIKDFTGIDSPYEAPNAPEITIVSHKVTIEEAVKEIADYLVSKNII; encoded by the coding sequence ATGGAGAACGCTACGAATATCACTTGGCATGAAGCTGCTATAACAAAGGGTGAGCGGCGTGCGCAAAATGGGCATGGGAGCTGTGTTCTTTGGTTCACAGGTTTGTCAGGCTCAGGAAAATCAACAATTGCCAATGCATTTTCGAGCTATTTATATGAGCAGGGGATAAGCGAATACGTGCTTGATGGCGATAATATCCGCCATGGGCTGAATAAGGATCTGGGGTTCTCGGATGAGGACCGTACAGAAAATATCCGCCGCATTGGAGAGGTTGCGAAGCTATTTGTTGATAGCGGAACGATTGTGACAACAGCCTTCATCTCTCCGTTTCGTTCAGACCGTGATCAAGTCCGTGCTCTTTTCGAGGAAGGGGAGTTTATTGAAGTATTCGTGAACTGTCCGCTGGATGAATGTGAACGACGTGATCCTAAGCAGTTATACCAGAAGGCGCGCAGAGGAGAAATAAAGGATTTCACTGGGATAGACTCCCCTTATGAAGCACCGAACGCACCGGAAATAACGATTGTATCTCATAAAGTGACAATAGAAGAAGCAGTGAAGGAAATCGCTGATTACTTAGTTTCAAAGAATATTATTTAA